Proteins found in one Nostoc sp. NIES-3756 genomic segment:
- a CDS encoding MFS transporter, which translates to MTSANEPEHFERRKPVFQELNFQIICAVTLIAVIGVSSVTPAFPGLAKALEIEPKNLGLLVTVFTFPTVILGPIIGVLADRLGRKKIIVPSLFLFGIAGTACAFARDFNLLLWLRLLQGIGAASLLSLSITLIGDLYTGNRRTEAMGLNASVSSIGTASYPTIGGALATLGWYYPFMLPIVAIPIGLLVIFGLNNPEPKGDRNLKEYLTNAGKVLKDRRLFGLFTASAANFVLLYGAYVTYLPQLISDVFKQPPATIGILLSSVSVAITITSSQLGRLSRKYQPTTLIRASFLLYALALFIVPFMPGIWFLLIPATIFGIGLGVGFPSIQTLLADLAPREYLATILSVNGTFFGIGQTLGPLLMGVAFGLGGINSVFYAGVGFSIFIFFVFRYCTCM; encoded by the coding sequence ATGACATCAGCCAACGAACCAGAACATTTTGAGCGACGTAAACCAGTTTTTCAAGAGCTAAACTTTCAAATTATCTGTGCAGTTACGTTAATTGCTGTGATTGGAGTTTCTAGTGTAACTCCGGCTTTTCCTGGGTTAGCGAAAGCCTTAGAGATAGAGCCTAAAAACCTGGGTCTACTTGTGACAGTATTTACATTTCCCACTGTAATTTTAGGCCCTATTATTGGTGTCTTAGCTGATAGATTAGGAAGGAAGAAAATTATCGTTCCTTCACTATTCTTATTTGGCATCGCTGGTACAGCTTGTGCTTTTGCCCGTGATTTTAATTTATTGCTGTGGTTGCGTTTGCTCCAAGGAATTGGGGCAGCCTCTTTGCTATCTCTCAGTATTACCTTGATTGGTGATTTATATACCGGAAATAGACGAACTGAGGCAATGGGTCTCAATGCTAGCGTTAGCAGTATTGGTACAGCCAGTTATCCCACAATTGGCGGAGCATTAGCAACATTGGGTTGGTATTATCCCTTTATGTTGCCCATAGTTGCAATACCGATTGGTTTGTTGGTGATATTTGGGTTAAATAATCCAGAACCAAAAGGCGATCGCAACCTCAAAGAATATTTAACTAATGCCGGAAAAGTATTAAAAGACCGTCGATTATTTGGGCTTTTTACTGCCAGTGCTGCTAATTTTGTTCTTCTCTACGGTGCTTATGTTACTTACCTACCACAGCTAATTAGTGATGTATTTAAACAACCACCAGCGACAATTGGCATACTATTATCTAGTGTTTCTGTAGCTATTACGATTACATCTTCCCAATTAGGTAGGTTATCTCGGAAATATCAACCTACAACTTTAATTAGAGCATCTTTTCTTTTGTATGCTTTAGCTCTATTTATTGTTCCCTTCATGCCCGGTATTTGGTTTTTATTAATCCCTGCTACAATTTTTGGTATTGGTTTAGGTGTTGGTTTTCCTAGTATTCAAACACTATTAGCTGACCTAGCACCAAGAGAATATTTAGCAACTATTCTCTCCGTCAACGGCACATTTTTCGGAATTGGGCAGACATTAGGGCCGCTTTTGATGGGTGTAGCTTTTGGTTTGGGCGGAATTAATAGTGTATTTTATGCAGGTGTAGGGTTTTCGATTTTTATATTCTTCGTTTTCAGATACTGCACTTGTATGTGA
- a CDS encoding iron uptake porin produces the protein MRASVQKSGTPFPSVFNQTQYDLGMHKNRQDSRNYNTVNFCGWCWNYEEMRVIEQLFVIYLWCLCLISHTSYALAQPSPNVDAESEEKTPLPITPVNQLQDVKPQDWAFTALQSLAERYGVELGYPNGTFQGNRAMSRYEFASGVNAVLEQVDELISLGKANLVTTQDFETLQRLQEAFATELAVVQKRVDTLEAQTTRLEANQFSTTTKLLGQAIFAINAGSFDGDRIIAPRGRVISEDNPNATFIYRASLDLNTSFYGTDLLKIRLVTGSDGANDNAGGFLEPNLGSTLDFSIPGRDGQFSIARLYYTFTPLPDLQVTVGPAIVAGDFVDKNRYANNSFLDFSTQALINNYILLPRPAGAGAFVEWQPKASPLKLRGLYVSGDATNSLPENEGLVGGGTPEDIRLFPIAGGGAEGGLFGDPYQGFVELEYAPNRALAVRLQYSGGRLFGSSFQGFGVNFDLALNNRVGLFGRYGYASYPNTSLGDIEPNYWMAGVGFRDLFVNRAIAGIAIGQPFIESSVGNTTQTNFEAFYNFPVNDNIRVAPLIQVITHPSNQNSNNTIITGTLRTVFSF, from the coding sequence ATGAGGGCATCTGTGCAAAAATCAGGAACCCCCTTTCCCTCTGTCTTTAACCAAACACAATATGATTTGGGGATGCACAAGAATAGACAAGACTCACGTAATTACAATACTGTAAACTTTTGTGGCTGGTGTTGGAATTACGAAGAAATGAGAGTGATTGAGCAATTGTTTGTCATATATCTGTGGTGTTTGTGTCTCATTTCCCATACTAGCTACGCACTGGCTCAACCCTCACCAAATGTTGATGCTGAAAGCGAAGAAAAAACTCCACTCCCAATAACCCCAGTCAACCAACTACAAGATGTAAAACCACAAGATTGGGCTTTTACAGCGCTGCAATCTTTGGCAGAGCGTTATGGCGTAGAGCTTGGTTATCCCAACGGCACTTTTCAGGGGAACCGCGCCATGAGTCGTTACGAATTTGCATCTGGTGTAAATGCAGTCTTAGAACAGGTTGATGAATTAATTAGTTTGGGTAAGGCAAATTTAGTCACAACCCAAGACTTTGAGACATTACAACGACTTCAGGAAGCATTTGCCACAGAGTTGGCAGTAGTACAAAAAAGAGTTGATACTCTCGAAGCACAAACTACCAGACTAGAAGCCAATCAGTTTTCCACTACAACCAAGTTACTAGGTCAAGCGATATTTGCCATCAATGCTGGCAGTTTTGACGGTGACAGAATAATTGCACCTAGAGGCAGAGTAATTTCCGAAGATAATCCTAACGCTACATTTATTTATCGAGCCAGCCTAGATTTAAACACCAGCTTTTATGGTACAGACTTGCTAAAAATTCGCCTAGTTACTGGCAGTGATGGAGCCAATGATAACGCTGGTGGCTTTCTCGAACCCAATTTAGGAAGTACCTTAGATTTTTCTATTCCAGGTAGAGATGGGCAATTTAGTATAGCGCGTTTATATTACACGTTTACTCCGCTTCCAGATTTACAGGTGACAGTTGGCCCAGCAATTGTAGCTGGTGATTTTGTAGATAAAAATCGTTATGCCAATAACAGCTTTTTAGATTTTTCGACACAAGCTTTAATTAATAATTACATATTACTTCCCAGACCTGCGGGAGCTGGTGCTTTTGTTGAGTGGCAGCCAAAAGCCAGCCCATTAAAATTACGCGGATTGTATGTTTCTGGAGATGCCACTAATTCATTACCAGAAAATGAAGGATTAGTTGGTGGTGGTACGCCTGAAGATATTCGCTTATTCCCAATAGCTGGAGGTGGTGCTGAAGGTGGTTTATTTGGTGATCCCTACCAAGGTTTTGTCGAACTTGAATACGCTCCTAATCGTGCTTTGGCTGTACGCCTACAATACAGTGGTGGTAGGCTATTTGGTAGCAGTTTTCAGGGTTTTGGCGTTAATTTTGACCTAGCCTTAAATAATCGTGTAGGTCTGTTTGGGCGTTATGGTTATGCCAGTTATCCTAATACATCATTAGGTGATATTGAACCGAATTATTGGATGGCTGGGGTAGGGTTTCGAGACTTATTTGTGAATAGAGCGATCGCCGGAATTGCTATCGGTCAACCTTTTATTGAAAGCAGTGTAGGTAACACAACACAAACAAATTTTGAAGCGTTTTATAACTTTCCTGTTAATGATAATATTCGAGTTGCTCCTCTAATTCAAGTAATTACTCATCCTAGTAATCAAAATAGTAATAACACAATTATTACGGGTACATTACGCACAGTATTTTCTTTTTAG
- a CDS encoding response regulator transcription factor — MPHVLLVDDEVALCESLTYTLQKEGYTVTTVADGQSAIKQFHKQVPDVILLDLMLPEVSGTEVCWRIRAFSDVPIVMLTAKDQDIDKIWGLEAGADDYVTKPFNTRELLARIKAVLRRRSGEQPT, encoded by the coding sequence ATGCCCCACGTCTTACTTGTAGATGATGAAGTAGCTTTGTGTGAGAGTCTCACTTATACCCTGCAAAAAGAAGGTTATACAGTGACAACTGTTGCAGATGGACAAAGTGCTATTAAACAATTTCATAAACAAGTGCCGGATGTGATTTTGTTGGACTTGATGCTACCTGAAGTCAGTGGGACGGAAGTGTGTTGGCGCATTAGAGCATTTTCGGATGTGCCGATAGTGATGCTCACTGCTAAGGATCAAGATATAGATAAAATTTGGGGCTTGGAAGCGGGAGCAGATGATTATGTTACCAAGCCATTCAATACTCGTGAGCTTTTGGCACGCATCAAAGCTGTGTTACGTCGTCGTTCTGGGGAGCAGCCTACATGA